ATGCCGCAAAGGTTTCAGGCCGTCTGAAACCTTCAGACGGCCTAAGCAAACCCATAAAGGATAACCCTCATGACACAAGAACGCCTCCCTTCATTCTTCGATGACGCCCCGACCATTACCGTCCAAGACGCATTGGCCGACTTCCTCGGCGCGGCCGAAAACGGCATCCTCACTTACCACTACGCCGATGCCGTGCGCCTGTGCGGCCACTCCTGCCCGACCGTCGCCGGTGCCTACCTGATGGTGGTCAAAGGCCTTAAAGCCCTTTACGGCGAAGAACTGCCGCAACGCGGCGACATCGAAGCATTTATGCAGGGCGAACGTGACGAAGGTACAACCGGCGTTACCGCTTCCGTCGTCCAACTCCTTACCGGCGCAGCACCCGAAACCGGCTTTGGCGGCGTAGGCCCAGCCGGACGCTTTGCCCGCCGCCATTTATTGTCCTTTGGTGCAGACGAAATCAACGGCACACTCGCGCTCCGCCGCCGCGATACCGGCAAAACCGTTGCCGTCAGCCTCAACGCCGCGCTTCAACCCTTTGCACCGAAAATGCGCGACATTATGCCCAAAGCCGTCAGCGGCAGCGCAAGTGCCAACGAACTCAAACAATTCGGCGAGCTTTGGCAAGAACGCGTCCGCGCCTTCCTGATTGACCAAGCCGACAATCCCGAATTTGTTACCGTCAGCGAAATCTAACCACACCATACAGGAATAAAATTCAGACGGCCTCATGCTGAAAGGCCGTCTGAAACCCCAACTTCCCATTTTCGGACCCGCCTATGATTACCATCCGCAACGTCAGCCACACCATCGGCAGCAACCCCATCCTCAACGACGTCAGCCTCGACATCCCCGAAGGCGGCATTACCGCACTGATCGGCCCGAACGGCGCAGGCAAGTCCACCCTCCTCTCCTTTATGGCGCGCCTGCAGCCCTTGGTACACGGTGACATCAGCTACGTAGGCAAAGACATCAAAACCACCCCCACCGCCGAACTTGCCCGCACGCTCTCCATCCTCACCCAAGAAAACAGCATCATGAGCCGCATTACCGTACGCGACCTGCTCATGTTCGGCCGTTATCCCTACCACCAAGGCAGGCCGTCTGAAACGGATAAAACCATCGTCGAAGAAGCACTTGCCGAGTTCCACCTGCAAGACTTTGCCGACCGCTACCTGACCGAGCTTTCCGGCGGCCAACGCCAACGCGCCATGATTGCCATGGTGTTCTGTCAGCGCACCGACTACGTTTTGCTGGACGAACCGCTGAACAACCTCGACATGTATCATGCCCGCTCCCTCATGCAGATCCTGCGCCGGCTGACCGACGAACACAAACGCACCACCGTCGTCGTCCTGCACGATATCAACCAGGCAGCAGCCTACGCAGATTACGTCGTCGCCATGAAAAACGGCCAAGTCGCCATGCAGGGCAAGCCCAACGATATTTTCACCGCCGAAAACATCAAAACCTTATTCGATATGGACGTCAACGTCCTCGATTACGAAGGCAAAAAACTGGTTATCCACCATATCTAAATCCGACAAAAAGGCCGTCTGAAACCCGATTGCTCATGTTTCAGACGGCCTTTGCCTATTCAAAGCATTTATTTTTTATCGTACAAACCACGCACCACGCGACCGATCGCGGCAATGCCTTTTTCCAGAGTTTCCGCGTCCTGCGCAATGCTCATGCGGATGCACTCGTGCGCGTGCGGATAGTCTTGCGTATCGATGCCGACAAAGAAATGCTCGCCCGGAATAATCAGCGTGCCTTCGGCCTTGAGCATTTCGTACAAGGTTTGCGACGAAACAGGCAGGTTTTCAAACCAAAGCCATAAGAAAATCGCACCTTCAGGCTTATGGATTTTCAACGGATACGCACCCAATTCGCGTTTGAGCAGGGAAACCGCCGTTTGCGCCTGCTGACGGTAAAACGGCTGAATCACTTCATCGGCCAGCTGTTTCAGACGGCCGTCGTTTAACAGCGGAGCCGCAATCGCCGCGCCAAAACGGGTTGGCGACAAATTCACAATCGCATTCAAACTGCTGACGGCTTTGACCACTTCCGGCGCGGCGACAATAATGCCGGTACGCACGCCGGGCAGGCCGATTTTAGAAAGGCTGAAGCAGAGGATGATGTTTTCGTGCCAGTTGAGCGTCACATCGCTGTAAATAATATTCGGGAACGGCATTCCGTAGGCGTTGTCGATAATCAGCGGAATCCCGTGTTCCTGCGCCAACGCGTCCAAACGCGCCATCTCGCCGTCGGTCAACACATTGCCGGTCGGGTTGGTCGGGCGTGAACAGCAAATCGCACCGATTTTGCCCTCTTTCAATTCAGGCAGGCTCTCCAGCGCGTCAAAGTCCACGCGGTATTTGAAAAATCCCGCTTCGCCTTCGTGTTCGACATTTTCGATTTTCGGTTTTACCGAAATAAAATGCTGCCCTTCGACATGCACGTCGGCATAACCGATATATTCAGGCGCAAGCGGCAACAAAATGGCTTTCTCAGCCGTTTGGCCGTCTGAAAGATTGAATTTGCCGCCAAACAGGTTGAACAAATAGAAAAACGCGTTTTGCGAACCATTGGTCAGCGCGATATTGTCCGCCGTCAGATTCCAGCCGTATTCGCGGTTGAGAAACTCCGTCAAAGCCGCAATCAGCGCCGCATCGCCCTGCGGATTGGAATAATTGCCGATATTCTCAACAGCGTGTTCCGCTGCCAGCTTGGAAAACACATCGGCGAACACCGCATTGACTTCAGCAATCTTCGCCGGATTGCCACCGCCAAGCATATTGACAGGCTTGTCACTTTTGAGCGCGTCGCCCAAATCGTCCATCAACTGCAAAATACCGCTGTGTTGTGTGAATTTTTCGCCGAATGCTGAAAACTGCATGGAAACTCCGTTGCTGAGTGTGTGGAAACAATAAACCGCTATTATAAGAACAAAGGCAGTCTGAAAACCAGTTATCCTGATTTTTCAGACGGCCTTTACTATTCAACCTTTCCTTCAACGGCCAAAATTGTCGCGACGTTCGCGCCAGTCTTGGCGGATGGAGCCGCTTTTGCCGACCGGCGTGTCTTGTTCGACTTCCCAAATAAAATTCGTTCCGCCGCCAATCGGATGCGAGCCGCGCAAACCGATGTGGCTGCCTTGGTCGGCAACGGCGGTTCGGCTGTATGTTTGACCGCTGAAACGGGTTTGCGAGGTTTCGATGCCGCTTTTGATGCTGCCGTAAAGCTGTACGTCGGCATGTGCGGCAAGTGCGGCGGTGGAAAGTGCGGCAGTGAGGAGAAGTTTCAAGTTCATGGTTTATCCTTTTTTGGAGAGGAATTGTGTGACGATTGTATCGGCCTTGTGCATAAACAAGTTACAATTCTTGCAAAATCTGACAGGAGTTTTGATGATGCGCTCTTTACGCGCCGCCGCTGTGCAAATGGTGTCGTCCACCGACCCAGAAACCAATATTGTCACCATGAAGCGCCTTGTCCGTGAGGCGGCCGAACAAGGGGCGGATTGGGTGTTGCTGCCCGAATATTGGCCGCTGATGGGCAAAAACGATACGGACAAGCTGGCATTTGCCGAGCCTTTGGACGATGAACGAGTTGGCGAAACCTGCCACACCCGTTTTCAGACGGCCTTAAGCGAAACGGCAAGGGAATGCGGCGTGGTGTTGTTTGGCGGTACGGTTCCGCTGCAAAGCCCAGACGCTGGCAAGGTGATGAACACGATGCTGGTGTATGACCGCGACGGCAACCGAATCGGGCTTTACCACAAAATGCACCTTTTCGGCTTTTCCGGTTTGGGAGAACGCTACGCCGAAGCCGATACGATACTGGCGGGAAGCGATGTGCCGAAGCTGAGCGTGGACGATGTTCCGCTGGCGACCGGCGTCTGCTACGATTTGCGCTTTCCTGAGTTTTTCCGCGCCCAGCAGCCGTTTGATGTTTTGCTGTTGCCGGCCGCGTTTACCTACACGACCGGCAAGGCGCATTGGGAATTGCTGCTTCGCGCCCGTGCGGTGGAAAACCAATGCTACGTCATTGCGTCAGCACAAGGCGGACTGCATGAAAGCGGCCGCCGCACATTCGGCCACAGTATGATTATCGACCCTTGGGGCGATGTATTGGCGACGTTGCCGGAAGGCGAAGGCGTGATTTGTGCCGATTTGGATACCGCGCGCCTGCAAAGCGTGCGCACGCGCCTGCCTGCCCTAAAACACCGATTACTTTAAACACGCACTATGTCCCAGTTTCAACCCACACGCATTCTCGGCATCGACCCCGGCAGCCGCGTGACCGGCTTCGGCGTGATTGATGTCCACGGCCGCGAGCATCATTATGTTGCTTCCGGCTGTATCAAAACGCCGACCGGCGCGTCACTTTCTGAACGCATCGCCGTGATTGTCCTCCATATTGACGAAATCATCCGCCACTATCAGCCGCATCAAGCGGCCATCGAGCAAGTCTTCGTCAACGTCAATCCGGCCGCGACGTTAATGCTCGGTCAGGCGCGCGGTGCCGCGATTGCCGCTTTAGTCATGCACGATTTGCCCGTATTTGAATACACCGCGCTTCAGGTCAAGCAGGCTGTGGTCGGCAAGGGTAAGGCTGCCAAAGAGCAGGTGCAGCATATGGTTGTCCAAATGCTTGCACTTTCCGGCACGCCGCAAGCCGATGCCGCTGACGGACTCGCCGTCGCCCTCACCCACGCCCTGCGCAATCACGGATTGGCTTCGCAACTCAACCCTGACGGCCTGCAGGTTAAACGCGGCCGTTTCCAATGGTAAGCCGACATTCAGGCCGTCTGAAATAGTGTTCCAGCCCTTTTTCAGACGGCCTTTCGGTTATAATAACCCTTTGCCTACATACAGCGAGCCTTCATGAAAGCCGCCTTCCTTTTTCTCTATCTCATCCGCCTGCTGCCTTTTTGCATGTTGCACAAGATTGCCGACGCGATCGGCATTCTCGCCTATTACGCGGTCAAACCACGCCGCAAAGTCGGCGAAGTAAACCTCAAAAAATGCTTTCCCGAGCTAAACGGCAGCCAGCGCACCGCCCTGCTCAAACGCCATTTCCAACACATGGCCAAGCTGATGCTCGAATACGGCCTCTACTGGTACGCGCCTGCGGATAAGCTGCGCTCGTTGGTACGCTATCAAGACAAACACCATCTTGACCAAGCCCTCGCCGCCGACGAAAAAGTCATCATCCTCTATCCGCACTTTACCGCATTTGAAATGGCGGTTTACACGCTCAATCAGGATGTGCCGCTGACCAGCATGTATTCGCACCAAAAAAACAAAGCCCTGGACGAGCAAATCCTGAAAGGCCGCCACCGCTACAACAATGTTTTCCTGATCGGCCGCACAGAAGGCCTGCGCGCCATCATCAAACACCTGCGCAAAAGCGATGCGCCCTTTCTTTATCTGCCCGACCAAGACTTCGGTCGTAACGATTCCATTTTCGTTAATTTCTTCGGCATTCAGACAGCCACGATTACCGGCCTCAGCCGTATCGCCGGTATGACCAAAGCCAAAATCATTCCCGCCATTCCCACGCGCGAAGCCGACAATACTGTAACCCTGCGCTTCTATCCGGCTTGGGACAATTTCCCGACCGAAAATGTCGAAGCCGACACCCAGCGCATGAACGACTTCATCGAAGAGCGGGTACGCGAGCATCCCGAACAATATTTCTGGCTGCACAAACGCTTCAAAACCCGTCCCGAAGGCGAAAGCAGCTTTTATTGACTACATTGAATTACAATTTAAATATGCAAAAAGCGGCGAAATCCTTCTTTCGCCGCTTTTTCATTTTAATTGAATCAAACCGAAATTCATGTTCGAATCCAAACAATCAAATAATATTCCGCTTTAAATGCTTTAAAAACAACTTTTTTCATCGTGATTGAAACTTTCAAACAACCCTATATTTTTTCTCAAATGAAAAACATCAGGCCAATACACTTTTTTCATTTACATATTAAATTTAATTTCTTTTAAAAACAATATATTACAAAACAGTTCATCTGAAAAAATGCATTTTAATCATTCAAAATATGAAATTAAATTAAATTAAAATTTAAAAAAACAAAATAAATATCTAAATTTAAAATAATTATGAAATATAATTGCAAAAATATGACAATACCTGAAATTTATACCGAAACAAGACTTCAGAAAAAAATACTTGGCAAACTGTAAAAATTCGCGTAAATTTCACTACATCAAATTACAAAATGTTCAGACGGTCTCGTCTATTTTAGATACTTTTGTAAGCAATTTTCTGATATTGCAAGAAATTGCGGTATTTTAGAGGATTTCGGTGCAATGCCCGAAATGAAAGTTTACCGATGCAGAGTTGAGCTGCATCTGTAAAGCCGCAGGTGAAAGCCTGTATTGTTTGTGAAGCGTAAATCTCTGATTTGAGGTATTGGGGCAATCCTGTGGGGGATTGCCTCTTTTTTTATCTGCGCCGTCATGCCACAATGACATCATCCCTTATCCAACCCGATCACGCCATGACTCCGATACTCGCCTTCGACATCGAAACCATCCCCGACGTAAACGGCATCCGCCAGCTTTACGATTTGCCTACCGATTTGCCCGACAACGAAGTCGTCCTGTTTGCCCAACAGCAACGCCGCGCCAAAACCGGCAGCGACTTTATGCAACACCATCTGCACCAAGTTGTCGCCATCTCCTGCTGTATGCGCTGGGGTCAGGACAAAATTCGCGTCAGCACCATCGGTGATCCCGAAGACAGCGAAGAAGTCATGATTGCCAAGTTCTTCGAGGTTATCGAAAACTATACGCCGCAACTCGTCAGCTGGAACGGCGGCGGTTTCGACCTGCCCGTCCTCCACTACCGCGCCCTGATACACGGCATCAGCGCCGCCCGTTATTGGGACATGGGTGACGGAGACTTTGGCGACAGCCGCGACTTTAAGTGGAACAACTACATCAGCCGCTACCACACCCGCCATTGCGACCTGATGGATTTGCTCGCCCTCTACCAACCGCGTGCCAGCGTGCCTTTGGACGATATGGCCAAACTCTGCGGCTTCCCCGGCAAACTGGGCATGGACGGCAGCAAGGTTTGGGACGCTTATCATGCAGGCCGTCTGAAAGACATCCGCGACTATTGCGAAACCGATGCCGCCAATACCTACCTGATGTACATGCGCTTTCGCATGATGAGCGGCGCGCTCGATGCCGACGAATACGAAGTCGAAATCAAACGCATCAAACATTATCTGGCCGCACAATCCGAAGAAAAACAACACTGGGCGGAGTTCGTCGCTGCTTGGCGTTAAACCAGGCCGTCTGAACAGCTAAACCGGAAAACCAAAAGGGCGTGATCGACACGCCCTTTTTTAATTCCGACAAACCATGCCCACTAAGCAGGCAAACGCCCCAGCGTGACCCTGTCCAATCCTGCCAAATCCTGTTCGGTTGCCACTTCGGCAAAACCATTCTCCAGCATAATATTCCGCACTGCTTCACCTTGATCATAGCCGTGTTCAAACAGCAGCCAGCCGTTGGCTTTCAGGTATTTGGGGGCTTCTTGGGTAATGTGGCGAATATGGCTGAGGCCGTCTGAAAAGTCGGTCAGCGCATTTTGCGGTTCAAACCTCAAATCGCCTTGCGACAAATGTTCATCGCCGTTCTCGATATACGGCGGATTGGAAACAATCACATCGTATCCGCCTTCAGACGGCCTGTCGGTATCAAACCACGAACCCTGTGCAAACTCCACTTTTGCGTCCAATTCGGCCGCATTTTGACGGGCAGTATCCAAAGCACCGACGCTGATGTCGGATGCGCGAACATCGGCATCAACGCGTTCAAGCGCGACGGTCACGGCAATGGCGCCGCTGCCCGTCCCCAAATCCCACACGCGGCCTTGCGGCGGCAAGCGTTTGAGCACGGCTTCCACCAAATGCTCGGTTTCAGGACGGGGAATCAGCACATGGGGATTGACGGCAAAACGTCGTCCGTAAAACTCGCGTTCGCCCAACAGATAGGCCATCGGCTCGCCTTTCAGACGGCGTTGAGCCAAAGTCTCCAAGGTTTGCAGGGCAGATTCCGCCAAATCGTCCGTACCGCGTGTCACCAGCTGCGCGCGCGTGTAACCCAGCGCATATTGCAACAACATCCGCGCTTCGTTTTTGGGTAGTGCCGATTGGCGCAACCATTCATCAAGCATCATTTCTCGTCCCATCTGCCATCACTGTGGCTTTTCTTTCCTTATTCTTTCCGGCAAACGTGCCGATGGTGGCAACTGCAAATGCGGCATACCACAAATAAAATCCCGCGCCGTAGCGCACGATATCCGATGTATTCCCAGCTTCATCAACGTGTACGGCTTTCACACTGAAAGCCACCAGCGCCAAGCCCCAAAGTGCCGCATGGACAGGCACGACCTTCTTCCGCAACGCCAGCAAAACAATGGCCGCCAACCAAACATAATTGGCATAGGCCGCACAATATCTGATATCCAAAGAAGCAAATATCGACCCCAAAATCAAAACGGTCAAACCCTTCATGCTTTCATGATTGCCCAAATAAAATGCAACATTAGACAAAGACGCTATCCACAGGGCAACCGACACCAGCAACATCACTATGGGAAAACTTGATTTCCGATTCTGTTCCTGCATGGTTTTATCCTAATGCAAAAGGCCGTCTGAAAATCTTTCAGACGGCCTGCCGTTTAAATTTCGCTACCGCCGACGGTCAGTCCGGCATCAATCCTCAGTGTCGGTTGTCCGACGCCAACAGGAACGCTCTGCCCTTCTTTGCCGCAGACACCGATGCCGCTGTCGAGCGCAGTGTCGTTGCCTATCATGGAAACGTGTTTCAGCACTTCGGGACCGTTGCCGATGATGGTCGCGCCTTTGACAGGATATTGCAGCTTGCCGCCTTCCACCCACCACGCTTCGGATGCGCTGAACACAAACTTACCGCTGGTAATGTCCACTTGTCCACCGCCGAAGTTGACAGCGTAAATGCCCTTGTCGATGGACGCGATGATTTCCTCCGGCTCATAGCCGCCGTTTTCCATAAAGGTATTGGTCATGCGCGGCATGGGCGCAGAAGCGTAACTTTCGCGGCGGCCGTTGCCGGTCGATTGCATACCCATCAAGCGGGCGTTGGTTTCGTCCTGCATATAGCCGACCAAAATACCGTCTTCAATCAATACCGTACGGCGGGTTTCGTTGCCTTCGTCGTCGATATTGAGCGAACCGCGTCTGTCGGCAATATCGCCCTGATCCACAACGGTAACGCCTTTGGCAGCCAC
This genomic interval from Neisseria sp. Marseille-Q5346 contains the following:
- a CDS encoding FmdE family protein; protein product: MTQERLPSFFDDAPTITVQDALADFLGAAENGILTYHYADAVRLCGHSCPTVAGAYLMVVKGLKALYGEELPQRGDIEAFMQGERDEGTTGVTASVVQLLTGAAPETGFGGVGPAGRFARRHLLSFGADEINGTLALRRRDTGKTVAVSLNAALQPFAPKMRDIMPKAVSGSASANELKQFGELWQERVRAFLIDQADNPEFVTVSEI
- a CDS encoding ATP-binding cassette domain-containing protein gives rise to the protein MITIRNVSHTIGSNPILNDVSLDIPEGGITALIGPNGAGKSTLLSFMARLQPLVHGDISYVGKDIKTTPTAELARTLSILTQENSIMSRITVRDLLMFGRYPYHQGRPSETDKTIVEEALAEFHLQDFADRYLTELSGGQRQRAMIAMVFCQRTDYVLLDEPLNNLDMYHARSLMQILRRLTDEHKRTTVVVLHDINQAAAYADYVVAMKNGQVAMQGKPNDIFTAENIKTLFDMDVNVLDYEGKKLVIHHI
- a CDS encoding valine--pyruvate transaminase; this encodes MQFSAFGEKFTQHSGILQLMDDLGDALKSDKPVNMLGGGNPAKIAEVNAVFADVFSKLAAEHAVENIGNYSNPQGDAALIAALTEFLNREYGWNLTADNIALTNGSQNAFFYLFNLFGGKFNLSDGQTAEKAILLPLAPEYIGYADVHVEGQHFISVKPKIENVEHEGEAGFFKYRVDFDALESLPELKEGKIGAICCSRPTNPTGNVLTDGEMARLDALAQEHGIPLIIDNAYGMPFPNIIYSDVTLNWHENIILCFSLSKIGLPGVRTGIIVAAPEVVKAVSSLNAIVNLSPTRFGAAIAAPLLNDGRLKQLADEVIQPFYRQQAQTAVSLLKRELGAYPLKIHKPEGAIFLWLWFENLPVSSQTLYEMLKAEGTLIIPGEHFFVGIDTQDYPHAHECIRMSIAQDAETLEKGIAAIGRVVRGLYDKK
- a CDS encoding porin, which encodes MNLKLLLTAALSTAALAAHADVQLYGSIKSGIETSQTRFSGQTYSRTAVADQGSHIGLRGSHPIGGGTNFIWEVEQDTPVGKSGSIRQDWRERRDNFGR
- a CDS encoding carbon-nitrogen hydrolase family protein, whose product is MMRSLRAAAVQMVSSTDPETNIVTMKRLVREAAEQGADWVLLPEYWPLMGKNDTDKLAFAEPLDDERVGETCHTRFQTALSETARECGVVLFGGTVPLQSPDAGKVMNTMLVYDRDGNRIGLYHKMHLFGFSGLGERYAEADTILAGSDVPKLSVDDVPLATGVCYDLRFPEFFRAQQPFDVLLLPAAFTYTTGKAHWELLLRARAVENQCYVIASAQGGLHESGRRTFGHSMIIDPWGDVLATLPEGEGVICADLDTARLQSVRTRLPALKHRLL
- the ruvC gene encoding crossover junction endodeoxyribonuclease RuvC, whose translation is MSQFQPTRILGIDPGSRVTGFGVIDVHGREHHYVASGCIKTPTGASLSERIAVIVLHIDEIIRHYQPHQAAIEQVFVNVNPAATLMLGQARGAAIAALVMHDLPVFEYTALQVKQAVVGKGKAAKEQVQHMVVQMLALSGTPQADAADGLAVALTHALRNHGLASQLNPDGLQVKRGRFQW
- a CDS encoding lipid A biosynthesis lauroyl acyltransferase, coding for MKAAFLFLYLIRLLPFCMLHKIADAIGILAYYAVKPRRKVGEVNLKKCFPELNGSQRTALLKRHFQHMAKLMLEYGLYWYAPADKLRSLVRYQDKHHLDQALAADEKVIILYPHFTAFEMAVYTLNQDVPLTSMYSHQKNKALDEQILKGRHRYNNVFLIGRTEGLRAIIKHLRKSDAPFLYLPDQDFGRNDSIFVNFFGIQTATITGLSRIAGMTKAKIIPAIPTREADNTVTLRFYPAWDNFPTENVEADTQRMNDFIEERVREHPEQYFWLHKRFKTRPEGESSFY
- a CDS encoding 3'-5' exonuclease, with the protein product MTPILAFDIETIPDVNGIRQLYDLPTDLPDNEVVLFAQQQRRAKTGSDFMQHHLHQVVAISCCMRWGQDKIRVSTIGDPEDSEEVMIAKFFEVIENYTPQLVSWNGGGFDLPVLHYRALIHGISAARYWDMGDGDFGDSRDFKWNNYISRYHTRHCDLMDLLALYQPRASVPLDDMAKLCGFPGKLGMDGSKVWDAYHAGRLKDIRDYCETDAANTYLMYMRFRMMSGALDADEYEVEIKRIKHYLAAQSEEKQHWAEFVAAWR
- the prmC gene encoding peptide chain release factor N(5)-glutamine methyltransferase, whose protein sequence is MMLDEWLRQSALPKNEARMLLQYALGYTRAQLVTRGTDDLAESALQTLETLAQRRLKGEPMAYLLGEREFYGRRFAVNPHVLIPRPETEHLVEAVLKRLPPQGRVWDLGTGSGAIAVTVALERVDADVRASDISVGALDTARQNAAELDAKVEFAQGSWFDTDRPSEGGYDVIVSNPPYIENGDEHLSQGDLRFEPQNALTDFSDGLSHIRHITQEAPKYLKANGWLLFEHGYDQGEAVRNIMLENGFAEVATEQDLAGLDRVTLGRLPA